From one Lolium rigidum isolate FL_2022 chromosome 4, APGP_CSIRO_Lrig_0.1, whole genome shotgun sequence genomic stretch:
- the LOC124706679 gene encoding RNA polymerase II C-terminal domain phosphatase-like 4 isoform X1, with amino-acid sequence MPDEDATGSFKDDQVKICPPHPGFFGGLCFRCGKSQDEEDVSGVAFGYVHKGLRLGTSEMDRLRGSEVKNLLRDRKLVLILDLDHTLINSTRLHDISAAEMDLGIQTAASKDLPNKSLFNLQGMYMLTKLRPFVRKFLEEASSMFEMYIYTMGDKAYAIEIAKLLDPGNVYFGSKVISNSDCTQRHQKGLDVVLGAESTAVILDDTEHVWQKHKENLILMERYHYFAASLRQFGFTDRSLSELMQDERESDGALATILDVLKRIHAIFFDSGVETALSSRDVRQVIKGVRQEVLQGCKLVFTRVFRSDCRAQDQIIWKMAEQLGAVCCSEVDSTVTHVVALHSGTDKARWAVKNKKFLLHPRWIEACNYRWHRLPEEGFPVPSSKEKGKEKVREDAQTDS; translated from the exons ATGCCTGATGAAGATGCCACTG GTTCATTTAAAGATGATCAAGTAAAGATATGTCCTCCGCATCCTGGATTTTTTGGTGGACTTTGCTTTAGATGTGGGAAAAGccaagatgaggaagatgtttCAGGAGTTGCTTTTGGTTACGTCCACAAG GGTTTGAGGCTAGGTACTTCAGAAATGGACAGGCTACGTGGGTCTGAAGTGAAGAATTTGTTGCGTGACAGAAAACTGGTGCTTATTTTAGACTTAGATCATACGCTGATTAATTCAACCAGACTCCATGATATTTCTGCTGCTGAGATGGACCTGGGGATTCAAACTGCTGCATCAAAAG ATCTTCCGAACAAAAGCTTGTTCAATTTACAGGGAATGTATATGCTTACAAAGTTAAGACCCTTTGTCCGTAAATTTTTAGAAGAAGCAAGCAGTATGTTTGAGATGTATATATACACCATGGGTGACAAGGCTTATGCAATTGAAATAGCAAAGCTTCTTGACCCTGGTAATGTCTATTTTGGTTCAAAAGTGATTTCAAACTCTGACTGCACTCAGCGGCACCAGAAAGGCCTTGACGTGGTTCTTGGAGCTGAAAGCACTGCAGTGATTCTTGATGACACTGAGCAC GTCTGGCAGAAGCATAAAGAAAACCTGATTCTGATGGAGAGATATCATTATTTTGCTGCGAGCTTGCGCCAGTTTGGTTTTACCGACAGATCTTTGTCAGAGTTGATGCAGGATGAAAGGGAGAGTGACGGTGCTTTGGCTACAATTTTGGATGTCCTGAAGCGCATACACGCAATTTTCTTTGACTCG GGTGTTGAAACTGCTCTTTCTTCGCGAGACGTAAGACAG GTAATCAAGGGGGTGCGTCAGGAAGTGCTGCAGGGCTGCAAACTAGTCTTCACTCGAGTGTTCCGATCGGATTGCCGGGCACAGGATCAGATAATCTGGAAGATGGCCGAGCAGCTGGGCGCCGTTTGCTGCTCTGAAGTGGATTCCACTGTCACTCATGTGGTCGCCCTGCACTCTGGGACAGACAAGGCCCGCTGGGCTGTCAAGAACAAGAAGTTCCTGCTCCACCCCCGCTGGATCGAGGCCTGCAATTACCGGTGGCACCGGCTGCCGGAGGAGGGTTTCCccgtacctagctccaaggagaaAGGCAAGGAAAAGGTTAGGGAGGATGCTCAGACTGACTCGTAG
- the LOC124706679 gene encoding RNA polymerase II C-terminal domain phosphatase-like 4 isoform X2, whose protein sequence is MPDEDATAGSFKDDQVKICPPHPGFFGGLCFRCGKSQDEEDVSGVAFGYVHKGLRLGTSEMDRLRGSEVKNLLRDRKLVLILDLDHTLINSTRLHDISAAEMDLGIQTAASKDLPNKSLFNLQGMYMLTKLRPFVRKFLEEASSMFEMYIYTMGDKAYAIEIAKLLDPGNVYFGSKVISNSDCTQRHQKGLDVVLGAESTAVILDDTEHVWQKHKENLILMERYHYFAASLRQFGFTDRSLSELMQDERESDGALATILDVLKRIHAIFFDSGVETALSSRDVRQVIKGVRQEVLQGCKLVFTRVFRSDCRAQDQIIWKMAEQLGAVCCSEVDSTVTHVVALHSGTDKARWAVKNKKFLLHPRWIEACNYRWHRLPEEGFPVPSSKEKGKEKVREDAQTDS, encoded by the exons ATGCCTGATGAAGATGCCACTG CAGGTTCATTTAAAGATGATCAAGTAAAGATATGTCCTCCGCATCCTGGATTTTTTGGTGGACTTTGCTTTAGATGTGGGAAAAGccaagatgaggaagatgtttCAGGAGTTGCTTTTGGTTACGTCCACAAG GGTTTGAGGCTAGGTACTTCAGAAATGGACAGGCTACGTGGGTCTGAAGTGAAGAATTTGTTGCGTGACAGAAAACTGGTGCTTATTTTAGACTTAGATCATACGCTGATTAATTCAACCAGACTCCATGATATTTCTGCTGCTGAGATGGACCTGGGGATTCAAACTGCTGCATCAAAAG ATCTTCCGAACAAAAGCTTGTTCAATTTACAGGGAATGTATATGCTTACAAAGTTAAGACCCTTTGTCCGTAAATTTTTAGAAGAAGCAAGCAGTATGTTTGAGATGTATATATACACCATGGGTGACAAGGCTTATGCAATTGAAATAGCAAAGCTTCTTGACCCTGGTAATGTCTATTTTGGTTCAAAAGTGATTTCAAACTCTGACTGCACTCAGCGGCACCAGAAAGGCCTTGACGTGGTTCTTGGAGCTGAAAGCACTGCAGTGATTCTTGATGACACTGAGCAC GTCTGGCAGAAGCATAAAGAAAACCTGATTCTGATGGAGAGATATCATTATTTTGCTGCGAGCTTGCGCCAGTTTGGTTTTACCGACAGATCTTTGTCAGAGTTGATGCAGGATGAAAGGGAGAGTGACGGTGCTTTGGCTACAATTTTGGATGTCCTGAAGCGCATACACGCAATTTTCTTTGACTCG GGTGTTGAAACTGCTCTTTCTTCGCGAGACGTAAGACAG GTAATCAAGGGGGTGCGTCAGGAAGTGCTGCAGGGCTGCAAACTAGTCTTCACTCGAGTGTTCCGATCGGATTGCCGGGCACAGGATCAGATAATCTGGAAGATGGCCGAGCAGCTGGGCGCCGTTTGCTGCTCTGAAGTGGATTCCACTGTCACTCATGTGGTCGCCCTGCACTCTGGGACAGACAAGGCCCGCTGGGCTGTCAAGAACAAGAAGTTCCTGCTCCACCCCCGCTGGATCGAGGCCTGCAATTACCGGTGGCACCGGCTGCCGGAGGAGGGTTTCCccgtacctagctccaaggagaaAGGCAAGGAAAAGGTTAGGGAGGATGCTCAGACTGACTCGTAG